A single Bacillus sp. HMF5848 DNA region contains:
- a CDS encoding HD domain-containing protein: protein MHHIIEKTEHFVRETLQHEGSGHDWYHIKRVRQLSNHICKIEGGDLFIIDMVALLHDMIDDKLFKSQNKAEESVKQFLSRYIDAVLVEQILDMIAAVSFKGGNNSVQALSLEAKIVQDADRLDAIGAIGIARAFTYGGSRDQLIFDPSIEVRNDMSVEQYRRQKSATVQHFYEKLLKLKEFLNTDTAKKIANERHEFMENYLKQFYREWYGEDLN, encoded by the coding sequence ATGCATCATATTATAGAAAAAACAGAACATTTTGTAAGAGAAACTTTACAGCATGAAGGTAGTGGGCATGACTGGTACCATATAAAAAGAGTCCGACAGCTATCTAATCATATTTGTAAAATTGAGGGAGGCGATTTATTTATCATTGACATGGTTGCTTTACTCCATGACATGATAGATGATAAATTATTCAAATCTCAAAATAAAGCAGAAGAAAGTGTTAAACAATTTTTAAGTCGTTATATAGATGCGGTGTTAGTTGAGCAAATACTTGACATGATTGCTGCTGTATCTTTTAAAGGTGGCAACAACAGCGTTCAAGCTTTATCGTTAGAAGCTAAAATTGTCCAAGATGCAGATAGGCTAGATGCTATAGGGGCAATCGGAATTGCTAGAGCTTTCACATATGGCGGAAGTCGAGATCAACTTATATTTGATCCTAGTATTGAGGTTCGAAATGACATGAGTGTGGAGCAGTATCGCAGACAAAAGTCAGCGACAGTTCAACATTTTTATGAAAAGTTACTAAAATTAAAAGAATTTTTGAATACTGACACAGCTAAAAAAATTGCAAATGAACGTCATGAATTTATGGAGAACTACTTAAAGCAGTTTTATCGTGAATGGTATGGAGAAGATTTAAATTAA